The sequence below is a genomic window from Polaribacter vadi.
ATAAATCAAATCAGAAAAGAAAACGAATCGTATCAACAAACCAATAACATTCAATTTTTAGAAACTGGTAATGAGCAAATCATTGCTTTTTATAAATGGAATGATGAAAGAACCAATGAAACGTTAACAGTTATAAGTTTAGATGCTTATCATTCGCAAGCTGGTTCAGTTCAATTACCACTAAATGAATTACGAGTTTCTCATGAATATAAAATAGAAGTGGTCGATTTAATTACACGAAATTCTTACAATTGGTATAATGAATGGAATTATGTAGAGTTACACACAACTTTACCTTTTCATATTTTTAAAATCAATAAATAAAGAATGACTCAAGAAACATTTACAGATTCTGATATTGCTATGTTTTCATCTCCCAAAAGTTGGAAAGAGTTAATAGAGGATAAAGAATTTGTAAATGTATTTTAGTTTATTTATTTCTTTTGAATGCTTATTAGATAAAGCAAATTACGAGTTAGGGTACGAACAAAATTCAAGGCCTAAATGGACAATTATTCCTTTAAAAGGAATTGCAAACATTATGAATTCATAAATTTATGGCACAAACAATAGCACACAGTCTTTTTACAGAATTTGATATTAATTTATTTAAAGGAGGAAAACATTATCGTTTATACGAAAAATTTGGTTCGCACATTATCACTGTAGATGGTGTTAAAGGAACCTATTTTGCTGTTTGGGCTCCAAGTGCAAAATCAGTATCCGTAATTGGCGATTTTAATTTTTGGTTAGAAGGCGAACATCATTTAAATGTACGTTGGGATGGAAGTGGTATTTGGGAAGGTTTTATTCCTGAAGTTACAAAAGGCGCTATTTATAAATATAAAATACGTAATTCTAGCAATAACGTAACTACAGAAAAAGCAGATCCTTTTGCAAGAAGATGCGAACATCCTCCAAAAACAGCTTCACAAGTTTGGGAAGATGATTATAAATGGACCGATAAAAAATGGATGAAAAACAGAAAGAAAAATAATGCGTTAGATGCGCCTTATGCTGTGTATGAAGTTCATTTAGGTTCTTGGAAAAAACAAATTGAAGAAAATAGGTTTTTAAGTTATAGAGAATTAGCAGACGATTTAGTGAAGTATGTAAAAGACATGAATTTTACACATGTAGAATTTATGCCAATCATGGAATATCCTTATGACCCAAGTTGGGGATATCAATTAACAGGATATTTTGCACCAACATCTCGTTTTGGATATCCAGATGATTTTAAATTTTTGGTTGATAAATTTCACGAAGCTAGCATTGGAGTTTTATTAGATTGGGTTCCATCGCATTTTCCTTCAGACGATCATGGTTTAGGATTTTTTGATGGCTCACATTTATATGAACATCCAGACAGACGAAAGGGATATCACCAAGATTGGAAAAGTTTAATTTTTAATTATGGTAGAAACGAAATAAAAGCATTTTTAATTAGTAATGCCATTTTTTGGTTAGATCAATATCATGCAGATGGTTTAAGAGTAGATGCTGTAGCATCGATGTTATTTTTAGATTATTCTAGAGAAGATGGTGAATGGGAACCAAATATGTTTGGAGGAAATGAATATTTAGAAGCCATCGATTTTATCAAAGAAATGAATGCTGCTGTATATGAATCTTTTCCTGATGTGCAAACTATTGCAGAAGAATCTACTTCTTTTCCAAAAGTTTCTAGACCCATTTACGATGGTGGTTTAGGTTTTGGCATGAAATGGATGATGGGTTGGATGCATGATACTCTTGGGTATTTTCAGAAAGAAACTATTTATAGAAAACATCATCAAAATGAATTAACTTTTGGTTTAAATTACGCATTTTCAGAGAATTTTATGTTGCCACTTTCTCATGATGAAGTTGTGTATGGTAAAAAATCGATTGTTGATAAAATGCCTGGTGATGAATGGCAAAAGTTCGCAAACTTGCGTTTATTATATAGTTTTATGTACACACATCCAGGAACTAAATTATTGTTTCAAGGAAGTGAGTTTGGACAAACATCTGAATGGAATTTTAATGGAAGTTTAGATTGGCATCTTTTGCAGTATGATGTTCATAAAGGTGCACAAAGTTTGGTCAAAGATTTAAATAAATTTTACAGCAAAGAACCAGCTTTATATCAAAAACAATTTTCTCATGAAGGTTTTGAGTGGATAGATCATGGAGATCATCAAAACTGTGTTATGACGTATATTAGAAAAGGTGAAAATGAAAAAGATAATATAATTATTATTCTAAATTTAACACCAGTTCCAAGAGAAAACTACAGAATTGGCTTGCCAAAAGCAGGAACTTTAAAAGAAGTTTTTAATAGTGATGATCAAAAATATTACGGAACAAGTAATTATAAAAACACCAAATTAACATCCGAAGAAAAAGAATGGAACAATAGAGAACATTCTGTTGAATTAAATTTACCTCCTTTAGGAATGTTAGCTTTTAAATTTAAATAATAACACATATTTTCTTACAAGGAAAAGTTTTTCCTTGTAAGAAATTAGTAATAAAAAGGTATTATTTTTTTATACTTCACAAAAAATAAGTTACTTTTTAAGACTTCAAAAATTCTTTTACCAATCATTAAAAGAAATCCTATTTAATTAATTTTTAAATAAATAAGCAATATTTTTGTAGTTGAAATTAAAATACTCGTAACATTTTCAATATATATAAATTGATAAATTCTACGATTATACACCTTAAATAAACAACCAAAATTTATGATTGTTAATACTGAATTAGAACAAAAAGGGAATTTATTCCCAACAGAAATAGTTAATTATAGAAAAGACGTAGATACTTTATATTTTACCACTAAAAATAATGTTGTTTTACAAGTAACTGTTGTTAGAGATAGTGTTATTCGTTTTCGATACGCAACTTCAGGAAAATTTGAAAACGACTTTTCTTATGGAGTTACCATTCATGCATCAAGAGGATATAGCTTCTTAAAAGTAAATGAAGAAGAAACACATTATGTTATTAAGACATCAAAATTAATCTGTAAAGTAGAAAAATCAAGTTTACAAGTTAGTTTATATGATGCTATTGATAATAAATTAATTAATGAAGATGAAATTGGTTTTCATTGGGAAGAAAGCTATGAATTTGGTGGAGACATCGTAAAAATGAGTAAAACTTGCCAAAAGGCAGAAAGCTTTTATGGTTTAGGAGATAAGCCTGTAGAAGTGAATATGAAAGGAAAACGTTTTGAAAACTGGGCAACAGACTCGTATGCCTTTGGTAAAAATACAGATCCTATTTATAAGGCGATTCCTTTTTATACAGCCATTCAGAATAATAAATCTTATGGTATTTTCTTTGATAATACCTTTAAAACTTCTTTCGATTTTGCTCATGAAAGAAGAAATGTAACTAGTTTTTGGGCACAAGGTGGTGAAATGAATTACTATTTCATTTACGGGCCAAAAATGGAAGATGTTGTTAAAAATTATACAGATTTAACAGGAAAACCTCACAATATGCCTCCACTTTGGGCTTTAGGTTTTCATCAATGTAAATGGAGTTATTATCCAGAAAGTAATGTAAAAGAAGTTACTAGAACGTTTAGAGATTTACAAATTCCTTGTGATGCTATCTATTTAGATATCGATTATATGGATGGTTTTAGATGTTTTACTTGGGATAAAAATTATTTTCCTGACCCAAAAAGAATGGTTCAAGAATTAGAAGACGATGGTTTTAAAACTGTGGTTATTATAGATCCAGGAATTAAAATTGATTTAGAATATGATGTTTTTAAAGAAGCATTAGATAAAGATTATTTCTGTAAACGTGCAGATGGCCCATATATGAAAGGTAAAGTTTGGCCTGGAGAATGTTATTTTCCAGATTATACAAAACCAGAAGTTAGAGAATGGTGGTCTGGTTTATTTAAAGAATTAATTGAAGATATTGGTGTAAAAGGTGTATGGAATGATATGAATGAGCCAGCTGTAATGGATGTTCCTAACAAATCTTTTCCAGATGACGTTCGTCATGATTATGATGGCAATCCTTGTTCTCATAGAAAAGCACATAACATTTATGGAACGCAAATGGCACGTTCAACCTATCATGGTTTAAAGAAATATGCGTATCCAAAAAGACCTTTTGTAATTACAAGATCTGCATATTCTGGAGCACAAAGATATACCTCAACTTGGTTTGGAGATAATGTTGCAACTTGGGAGCATTTAGCCATTGCAAATAATCAAGCCCAAAGAATGGCAATGTCTGGTTTTTCTTTTGCAGGATCTGATATTGGTGGTTTTGCAGAACAACCTCAAGGAGAATTATTCGCAAGATGGATTCAATTAGGTGTTTTTCACGCTTTTTGTAGAGTGCATTCTTCTGGAGATCATGGAGATCAAGAACCTTGGGTTTTTGGAGAAGAAATTACAGATATCGTAAGAAAATTCGTAGAATTAAGATATCAATTATTACCTTATTTATACACTGCTTTTTGGAATCATATTAATAATGGAACTCCAATTTTAAAGTCTTTGGTTTTATTTGATCAAGAAGATGTACATACACATTATAGAAGTGATGAGTTTGTGTATGGTGACCATATTTTAGTTTGCCCAATTCAAGAGCCAAATGCTAAAGGAAGAAGAATGTATATTCCTAGAGGTAATTGGTATAACCTTTGGACAGATGAAGTTGTAGAAGGTGGAAAAGAAATGTGGGTAGATGCTGAACTAGATAGCATGCCAATTTTTATTAAAGAAGGTGCAGTTATTCCTAAATATCCAGTACAACAATATGTTGGCGAAAAAGATTTTGATGAAGTTACTTTAGATGTTTATTATAAATTAGGTAAAGAAAAATCTGAATTATATGATGATGCTCATGATGGCTATGATTATAAAAAAGGTAGATATAGTTTACGTAACTTTAAATTAACAGGTAAAAAGAAAGAATTTATATTACAACAATTCAAAGAAGGTACATACAGTGCACCTTATACTAAATTCAAAATTGTATTACATAATTTGCCTTTTTCTATTACATCTATTCAAATTGATAATGTAGAAGTTGAATTAGATAAGTCTAATTCAAATACATCTCAATGTATAACTGTAGATAAAGAATTTACAGAATTACATTTATTTGGTAAATAAATAATATAAAAATGTTTTAATATTCAAAGAGCCTTTCTATTATAGAAAGGCTCTTTTATTTTAGAAAATAATTTAAAATTGATTATTTTAAATTTATTGATATTATTAGTTTAATTATTTGCTCTTACTTTTTAGTTTTTTACTGTCTTTACCAGACTTATATGCTAAGGCTAATAAAGCAACTTCTACTAAAAGTAGTGCTATTTTTAATTTTTTATTTTTACTTACTGCAGCTGTTAAGCCTAATATTTTTGTAGCAATCATAATGTTTAGTTTTTGTTTACTCAAAGATATTATAGAATCAATCATTAAATTAGTTCAAACCATTTAAAGAGTAACTCAAATAATTTAGACTTAAATTTTAAGTTATTAAAAAGCTAACATAAAAAAATCCAGCTTAAAAGCTGGATTTCTATAATTATTTCATCATTTGAAGATTATTCACTTCTAAATTTGTAAGCTCTCTCCATCTTCCTCTTGGTAAGTTTTTCTTAGTTAATTCAGCAAAAATAACTCTATCTAGTTTATTTACTTTGTAACCTACGTGTTCAAATATTTTACGAACAATTCTATTTCTACCAGAATGAATTTCGATACCAATTTCAGTTTTTGGCTCTCCATTAACATAAGAAACTGCATCAATAAATACTTTTTTACCTTCAATAACAACTTCTCCTCGTAATTTTTCTAAATCTCTTAATTCTAATTTCTTATCTAGAGAAGCGTGGTATAATTTACGAACATTATGTTTTGGATGTGTTAACTTTTTAGCTAAATCGCCATCATTAGTAAATAATAATAAACCAGTTGTGTTTCTATCTAAACGTCCAACAGGATAAATACGTTCTTTAGATGCATTGGCAATCAGCTCCATAACAGTTTTTCGACCACGATCATCTTCCATGGTTGTAATATAGTTTTTAGGCTTATTTAACAACACATATTTCTTTTGTTCAGGTGTAATTGAAGTTCCATCAAATTGAACAATATCATCAGGTTGCACTTTGTAACCCATTTCTGTAACCAACTTTCCATTTACTTGCACACTACCATGCTCTATATAAGTATCTGCTTCTCTACGTGAGCAAATTCCAGAATTGGCAATGTATTTATTTAAACGAATTCCTGAAGTTTCATCAGAAGTTTTATTGGGAGTTATTTTTTTGAATTCCTTTTTTACAGTTTTCTTGTCTAAAGGTTTTCTACTAAGCGGTTTTTTGCTTTGTGGCTTTCTGCTTAAAGGTGTACTTTTTTTACCATCTTGTCGTCTTCTCGACGAGTTTTTATTTGATTCCATTATAATAAATTTTTGCAAAGGTACTCAAATTGCAAATTAATTCAATCTCTCAATTACTTTTTCTAATAATAAAGATGTATCAATAAAAACAAGACAAAAAACACCTATTAAAAGTAGTATTTTTAATACGTTATGTAAAAATCGGTATTGGTTTCTTTCTGTTGATTTCCAAAGATAAAAAGCCAGAAATAATAAAGAAACTATTGCAAAGTAAAAATAATACTTCATATAACTTAATGCTGGATATTGAAACAGAAAAAAAATTGGAATTAAAGTTAAAAATAATAATAAAATAGAAAGTTGTTTTGTCTTTTTCTCACCATACACAATAGGAAATGTATCATAATTGTTGGCAATTGCACCTTTCATATTCTGTAAATCTTTGATTAATTCTCGAACCATAATCACTAGAAAAAGAAAAATAGCGTGGATAAAAATAATATCTGAAAAGTTTTTGTAATACACAAAAATAACAAAGAAAGGCATTAACGTTAATGAAGTTGCAGAAATTAGCCCCGTAAATGGATATTTTTTTAACTTATGAGAATAGAACCAAATACCAAAAATATACACTGCAAAAAACAAACCTGCTTTCCAAGAAACAAAAAAACCAAAAAGAAAGCCGACAAAATTCAGAAAAAAGTAAAGCCTTAATTTTGTTTCTTGACGCACATAATTATCCAAACCTGTTTTTAAAGGTCTGTTAATTCTATCTACTTTATCATCATAAAAATTATTGATAATATAACCAGCTGCAACCACACAAACAGTTGCTAGTACAATATAATGTAGATGAAGATCAAAAATTACGTGAGAAATTGATTTTTCTGGAGAAAATATAAAAATCGATGCCAAATACTGAGCAAAGATTAAAACAAGAATGTTATAACCTCTAACAACAGATATTAGACTAAATGCTTTTTTAAGAAACGTCTTCATTTGTGGGAAGAACTAGTAAGAGAGATTTGTTAGAATCTATAGACCAACTCTAATTTATAATCTTTTAAACTTTCTTGTGCTTTTTTATAATTTTCAGTAAATCCTAAAATATAACCTCCACCTCCAGAACCACAAAGCTTTAAATAATAATCGTTAGTTGCAATTCCATTTTCCCAAACTTTATGAAAAGCATCAGGAATCATTGGTTTAAAATTCTTTAGAACAACTTTTGATAAACTTTTTACGTTACCAAATAAAGATTTTACATCACCTTGAAGAAAATTTTCTATACAAGCATCTGTGTGTAAAGCAAATTCTTCGCTAATCATTTTTCTAAAACCTTCGTTTTTCATCTTATTCATAAAGATGTTTACCATAGGTTCTGTTTCACCAACTTGTTCAGAATCTAATAAAAAAACAGCTCCTTTTCCCTTTTTTTGAGACGGAATTCCTGCAGGTTCTATATTTTCTTTAGAGTTGATTAAAATTGGTAAACTTAAATAAGAATTTAAAGGATCTAAACCAGAACTTTTTCCGTGAAAAAAAGATTCCATTAAAGAGAATATTTCCTTTAATTTCAATAATTTTTCTCTAGTTAAATTCTCTAAAACTGTAATTTTATCATCAGCATAATTATCATAGATAGATGCTACCAAAGCTCCAGAACTTCCAACTCCATATCCTTGTGGAATAGAAGAATCGAAATACATTCCGTTTTCTAAATCTTTTTTAAAAGCCTCTAAATTAAAAGAAACCACATCTGAATTTAAACTAGCAATATGATTGTAAAATTTATATAAATTTTCGTTGGATTTTTTTGAAATCCCTTCTAAATTTTTTGAAGTTTTTAAAGCGCCTCTATACGCATTAAATGGAATTGCTAAACCTTTAGAATCTTTGATAATTCCATATTCTCCAAACAATAGGATTTTAGCGTAAAAAAGTGGTCCTTTCATTTTCTTTTTCAATATATATAACAAAAATACGAATAAATAATTAATTGGTAATTTGTAGTGAATGCTTTTGCTTTATTTTATTAAAAAGTTTAACTAAAATAGGTTCTCTAAAAAAGTTAATCGTTTTTATAAAAAGTTTTCCAGACACCAACTTTTTCACCATTTTCATATTTGCCTTTCTCTTTTATTTTTCCGTTTTTATAATACGTTTTCCAAATACCATCTTTTTCATTATTATGGTATCTACCAACAGTCATTAATTCTCCAGTTTCATAATACATCGAAAATGCACCTTCAGCTTTCCCTTTTATGGACGATACTTCTTTAGCTTTTTTACCAGAAATATAATAATCAATTATCCATTCTTGTTTCGTTTTTTTTGATGAAATTGAACGATAATATACCGCATTTTCTTTGTCTGTTATATTCCAGTTTGCATCAAAATAAACTTTTCCTTGTGCTTTTGTAGCAAAAGAAAAGAGCATACAGATACCTATAATAAAACCTATTTTTTTCATAATATTATGTATTAAAACTGTTTTGCACCAAAACCAACTTGATCACAAATATATTGATTATTATCACAATAAACAGCTAACTCACTATCTATAAACTTTTTAACACTTTGTTTTTCATTCTCTGGAAACAAAACATGCACATTAGCACCAGCATCTAAAGTAAAACAAATATTACTATTTTTTTCTTGGCGATATTCCCAAATTCTGTTGATAATTTCCAACGTGTTTGGTTTCATCAAAATAAAATAGGGATTGCTTGTTAACATCATTGCATGCAAAGTTAATGCTTCACTTTCTACTAAATTGATAAATTCTTTGACGTTCCCTTCTTGCAAAATTGTAGACATTTTTGCCAAATTTTCATTGGCTTGCAAAAATCTGTTTTCGGCAAAAGGATGATTGATCATTAAGTTATGACCAATGGTGCTTGAAACTTGTTTTTCACCTTTATCAACCAATAAAATTACATCTTGATAGTTTTCGAAAATAGAATCTACTTGATAAGGAAATTTTATACCAAATAAATCTGAACTTCCTTTAATTTCTGGATGATTTCCCCAAACAACTAAAGGGCCTTCTATACTTCTACTTGCAGAACCTGAACCTAATCTTGCTAAAAAAGAGGCTTTTTTGTTGATGAATTCTGCTGATAAATTCGTTGAAATTTCATTTTCCAAGCTCATTAAACATCTTGCAATGGCAGACAAACCACTTGCAGAAGAGGCAATTCCACTAGAATGTGGAAAAGAATTCTCTGAATAAATCGTCATTTTGTACTCATAAATATATGGACAATAATCTTGAACGCGTTTAAAAAATTCTGCAATTTTAGGTTTGAATTCTTCTTTTTGTTTTCCTTCAAAAAACAAATCGAATGCTACAGTTTTAGATGCTGAAACAAGTTCAGCATTCGATTTTCTTTGAAAATCGATACTAGTATTTGTATGACAATTGTTTAGCGTAAAACTAATCGAAGCATTTTTTGGAATTTGAGGATTGCTTTTTCCCCAATATTTTACCAAAGCAATATTACTTGGTGTCTGCCATTTAAATGTAGCTTTATCAATATATTTTAATGCCGATTTTACTAAAAACTGATCTGTATTCAAGGTCTAAATATTTAAAAACAAAGATAAAGTTAAAACTATACTTCTGCTAATTTTTGCAAAACGGATTCTTTATAACTTCTACTAATTGGTAATGCTTTTTGATTAATTTCTATAAATTCGTTTGTGTAAGAATCTATTTTTTTAAACGATATTATAAACGATCTATGAATTCTGATAAACTTTTTAGCCGGTAATTTTTCTTGTAAACTACTGATGGTTTCTCGAATAACAGTTGTTTTTTCTGTAGTAAAAATTTTAACGTAATCACTTAAACTTTCAATATATAAAATACTATTAAAATCAATTTTTACCATTTTTCTATCTGCTCTTACAAACATAAAATCATTATCATTTTTTATGATTTCTGGTGTTGAAACTTTTTGAACTGCCTCCAAAAAACGATCAAAAGAAATTGGTTTTAATAAATAATCAACCACATTTAAATTAAAACCATCTACTGCATAATCTCTATAAGCTGTTGTAAAAATTATTTGTCCTTTACTGTTGATGATTTTTGCCAAACTTAAACCGTTAATTTCTGGCATATTAATGTCTAAAAAAAACAAATCAGCCTTATGATCTTGCATAAATACAATTGCTTCAGAAGCGTTTTTACAGCTTTCTAACAATTCTAAATTTGGAGATTTATCAATGTAAGATGCTATAATTTCTCTAGCCATTGGTTCATCATCAACAATAACACATTTTAATTTATTCATCATTTTTTTACAGGGATTTTCAAATTGACTTTAAACATTTTATCTTCATGTAAAATTTCTAGAAAATACTGTTTTTGATACAACATTTCTAATCGTTTTTGTATGTTTTCTAAACCAATTCCATTTTTAGAATTTTCTTTTTTTATTGATGAATTTTCAATCGTAAAATTCAATTCATTTTCATCTAATTTTAAATTGATATTCACTTTTACAACTCCATCAATTTGTGTTCCGTGTTTAAAAGCATTTTCTACAAATGGTAATAATAACATAGGTGAAATTTCAAAAGTATCAACAGTAATATTTTTATGAAAATTGATTTGTAAACTCTCTTGAAAGCGCGATTTTTCTAGAGAAATATAATCTTCTATATGAGTAATTTCATCCTGTAAATGCACCAAAGGTTTATCTACTTGATATAAAATATAATCTAACAAGCTAGATAATTTTAAAATCATTTCTGGTGCTTGTTCAGATTTTCTCAAGGCAAAACCATACAAAGTATTTAATGTATTAAACAAAAAATGAGGATGAATTTGCATTTTTAAAAACTTCAACTCTTGTTCTTTTAGTTGCAATTGTGTTTGTAAAAACTTGTTTTCTAAAGTCTTTTTTTCTTCTAACGATTTAAAATTATGTTTTAGAATTTTGAATGAACTTGCTAAAACAATAATTAACAAAACGCACACTAAAATTACACCTGAATTCTTGGTTAATCCTGGCATTTTTTGATATTCTAAATTATAAAAAAAGACAAAACCAAAAACTACAGTCATTAATACAGCACAAACAATAAAAACACAGGCATAAAAAGTGTATAATGCAAAAAGTTTTTGTTTTTTGACAATTAAAAAATTTGGAATTAAATGATATATAAATGCGTAAGAAGAAACTATTGAAATGAAACTTAATAATGTAGAAAACCAAAATATAAAGTTTTCGTTTTTAGAACCAACACTAAAAAAAATATAGAAAAAGAACCAAACAACAAACCAAAAAAGAAGATGTAAAATTACTTTCTCTAAAATTTTAAATACATTTTTATGCATCTTGTAAATTAACTAATTTTTAAATTTCTTTCATGTAAAAATAGACGAAATACCAAATTAACAAGTGTTTCTGCA
It includes:
- a CDS encoding glycoside hydrolase family 31 protein, which codes for MIVNTELEQKGNLFPTEIVNYRKDVDTLYFTTKNNVVLQVTVVRDSVIRFRYATSGKFENDFSYGVTIHASRGYSFLKVNEEETHYVIKTSKLICKVEKSSLQVSLYDAIDNKLINEDEIGFHWEESYEFGGDIVKMSKTCQKAESFYGLGDKPVEVNMKGKRFENWATDSYAFGKNTDPIYKAIPFYTAIQNNKSYGIFFDNTFKTSFDFAHERRNVTSFWAQGGEMNYYFIYGPKMEDVVKNYTDLTGKPHNMPPLWALGFHQCKWSYYPESNVKEVTRTFRDLQIPCDAIYLDIDYMDGFRCFTWDKNYFPDPKRMVQELEDDGFKTVVIIDPGIKIDLEYDVFKEALDKDYFCKRADGPYMKGKVWPGECYFPDYTKPEVREWWSGLFKELIEDIGVKGVWNDMNEPAVMDVPNKSFPDDVRHDYDGNPCSHRKAHNIYGTQMARSTYHGLKKYAYPKRPFVITRSAYSGAQRYTSTWFGDNVATWEHLAIANNQAQRMAMSGFSFAGSDIGGFAEQPQGELFARWIQLGVFHAFCRVHSSGDHGDQEPWVFGEEITDIVRKFVELRYQLLPYLYTAFWNHINNGTPILKSLVLFDQEDVHTHYRSDEFVYGDHILVCPIQEPNAKGRRMYIPRGNWYNLWTDEVVEGGKEMWVDAELDSMPIFIKEGAVIPKYPVQQYVGEKDFDEVTLDVYYKLGKEKSELYDDAHDGYDYKKGRYSLRNFKLTGKKKEFILQQFKEGTYSAPYTKFKIVLHNLPFSITSIQIDNVEVELDKSNSNTSQCITVDKEFTELHLFGK
- a CDS encoding mevalonate kinase family protein; the protein is MKGPLFYAKILLFGEYGIIKDSKGLAIPFNAYRGALKTSKNLEGISKKSNENLYKFYNHIASLNSDVVSFNLEAFKKDLENGMYFDSSIPQGYGVGSSGALVASIYDNYADDKITVLENLTREKLLKLKEIFSLMESFFHGKSSGLDPLNSYLSLPILINSKENIEPAGIPSQKKGKGAVFLLDSEQVGETEPMVNIFMNKMKNEGFRKMISEEFALHTDACIENFLQGDVKSLFGNVKSLSKVVLKNFKPMIPDAFHKVWENGIATNDYYLKLCGSGGGGYILGFTENYKKAQESLKDYKLELVYRF
- a CDS encoding sensor histidine kinase, which encodes MHKNVFKILEKVILHLLFWFVVWFFFYIFFSVGSKNENFIFWFSTLLSFISIVSSYAFIYHLIPNFLIVKKQKLFALYTFYACVFIVCAVLMTVVFGFVFFYNLEYQKMPGLTKNSGVILVCVLLIIVLASSFKILKHNFKSLEEKKTLENKFLQTQLQLKEQELKFLKMQIHPHFLFNTLNTLYGFALRKSEQAPEMILKLSSLLDYILYQVDKPLVHLQDEITHIEDYISLEKSRFQESLQINFHKNITVDTFEISPMLLLPFVENAFKHGTQIDGVVKVNINLKLDENELNFTIENSSIKKENSKNGIGLENIQKRLEMLYQKQYFLEILHEDKMFKVNLKIPVKK
- a CDS encoding diphosphomevalonate/mevalonate 3,5-bisphosphate decarboxylase family protein; translation: MNTDQFLVKSALKYIDKATFKWQTPSNIALVKYWGKSNPQIPKNASISFTLNNCHTNTSIDFQRKSNAELVSASKTVAFDLFFEGKQKEEFKPKIAEFFKRVQDYCPYIYEYKMTIYSENSFPHSSGIASSASGLSAIARCLMSLENEISTNLSAEFINKKASFLARLGSGSASRSIEGPLVVWGNHPEIKGSSDLFGIKFPYQVDSIFENYQDVILLVDKGEKQVSSTIGHNLMINHPFAENRFLQANENLAKMSTILQEGNVKEFINLVESEALTLHAMMLTSNPYFILMKPNTLEIINRIWEYRQEKNSNICFTLDAGANVHVLFPENEKQSVKKFIDSELAVYCDNNQYICDQVGFGAKQF
- the glgB gene encoding 1,4-alpha-glucan branching protein GlgB, which codes for MAQTIAHSLFTEFDINLFKGGKHYRLYEKFGSHIITVDGVKGTYFAVWAPSAKSVSVIGDFNFWLEGEHHLNVRWDGSGIWEGFIPEVTKGAIYKYKIRNSSNNVTTEKADPFARRCEHPPKTASQVWEDDYKWTDKKWMKNRKKNNALDAPYAVYEVHLGSWKKQIEENRFLSYRELADDLVKYVKDMNFTHVEFMPIMEYPYDPSWGYQLTGYFAPTSRFGYPDDFKFLVDKFHEASIGVLLDWVPSHFPSDDHGLGFFDGSHLYEHPDRRKGYHQDWKSLIFNYGRNEIKAFLISNAIFWLDQYHADGLRVDAVASMLFLDYSREDGEWEPNMFGGNEYLEAIDFIKEMNAAVYESFPDVQTIAEESTSFPKVSRPIYDGGLGFGMKWMMGWMHDTLGYFQKETIYRKHHQNELTFGLNYAFSENFMLPLSHDEVVYGKKSIVDKMPGDEWQKFANLRLLYSFMYTHPGTKLLFQGSEFGQTSEWNFNGSLDWHLLQYDVHKGAQSLVKDLNKFYSKEPALYQKQFSHEGFEWIDHGDHQNCVMTYIRKGENEKDNIIIILNLTPVPRENYRIGLPKAGTLKEVFNSDDQKYYGTSNYKNTKLTSEEKEWNNREHSVELNLPPLGMLAFKFK
- a CDS encoding LytR/AlgR family response regulator transcription factor, with the protein product MMNKLKCVIVDDEPMAREIIASYIDKSPNLELLESCKNASEAIVFMQDHKADLFFLDINMPEINGLSLAKIINSKGQIIFTTAYRDYAVDGFNLNVVDYLLKPISFDRFLEAVQKVSTPEIIKNDNDFMFVRADRKMVKIDFNSILYIESLSDYVKIFTTEKTTVIRETISSLQEKLPAKKFIRIHRSFIISFKKIDSYTNEFIEINQKALPISRSYKESVLQKLAEV
- a CDS encoding geranylgeranylglycerol-phosphate geranylgeranyltransferase, whose product is MKTFLKKAFSLISVVRGYNILVLIFAQYLASIFIFSPEKSISHVIFDLHLHYIVLATVCVVAAGYIINNFYDDKVDRINRPLKTGLDNYVRQETKLRLYFFLNFVGFLFGFFVSWKAGLFFAVYIFGIWFYSHKLKKYPFTGLISATSLTLMPFFVIFVYYKNFSDIIFIHAIFLFLVIMVRELIKDLQNMKGAIANNYDTFPIVYGEKKTKQLSILLLFLTLIPIFFLFQYPALSYMKYYFYFAIVSLLFLAFYLWKSTERNQYRFLHNVLKILLLIGVFCLVFIDTSLLLEKVIERLN
- a CDS encoding pseudouridine synthase — encoded protein: MESNKNSSRRRQDGKKSTPLSRKPQSKKPLSRKPLDKKTVKKEFKKITPNKTSDETSGIRLNKYIANSGICSRREADTYIEHGSVQVNGKLVTEMGYKVQPDDIVQFDGTSITPEQKKYVLLNKPKNYITTMEDDRGRKTVMELIANASKERIYPVGRLDRNTTGLLLFTNDGDLAKKLTHPKHNVRKLYHASLDKKLELRDLEKLRGEVVIEGKKVFIDAVSYVNGEPKTEIGIEIHSGRNRIVRKIFEHVGYKVNKLDRVIFAELTKKNLPRGRWRELTNLEVNNLQMMK
- a CDS encoding toxin-antitoxin system YwqK family antitoxin; this translates as MKKIGFIIGICMLFSFATKAQGKVYFDANWNITDKENAVYYRSISSKKTKQEWIIDYYISGKKAKEVSSIKGKAEGAFSMYYETGELMTVGRYHNNEKDGIWKTYYKNGKIKEKGKYENGEKVGVWKTFYKND